Below is a window of Bacillota bacterium DNA.
TACTGTGAAGATGGCGGCGTCCATTTCGGGGATTTTCGTCCCCTATCTGATTTCATTACAGGACCGCTCTGATGATGACGCCGCAGCAGCATAAGGGTTTGTCCCAGCAGGGTTACAGAGATCCATCACATTTTCGGGCTGTATGAATGGGGTGAATGCGTATTTGCACGACTAATGACAAGGAGCGTCGTCTAGGAGTGATCGGTATAGTCATAGAGGACAGAGAGAAGTCCGCCGCGCAAGTAAATGCACTCCTTTCGCAATATGGTGATATCATCGTCGGGCGGATGGGCATACCATATCGAGCGGAAGGGGTATCGGTGATCAGCCTGATCGTGGATGGAACCACGGATGAAGTTGGAGCGTTGACTGGTCGCCTTGGCTCTCTGCCGGGCGTTTATGTGAAGAGCGCCCTTACGGCGAAGAGGCTGCCTGAGAAGATGGACAGGCTATGAACTAATATGGAGAAGAGGGATTTACGGTGATGAATGGGCATTCTCCAGATCATCTTGTCGTCATGAGATTATCTGCTAGCACAACTTTATCCTTCTTTATGGAGGATTGCATAAGTGGCATGGTACGGCGCCTTGAACCAGGCCAGGTTGATGTCGTAGTCACATCGCCTCCATACAATCTCGGCATAGATTACAATACTTACGATGATACCTTAAGCCGCGAGGAATATCTCAAATGGACGGAGAAATGGGCTCTTGCGGTAAAGAACGTTCTATCGGATCAGGGCTCATTTTTTCTGAATATAGGCTCTAAGCCCTCTGATCCATGGGTGCCGTTTGAAGTAGCGGCTACCCTGCGGCCAATATTCCACCTTCAAAATGTCATCCATTGGGTCAAATCCATAGCTATTGAAAAACGGGATGTAGGGGATTATCCGGGAATTCTTCAGGATGTGGCTGTAGGACACTACAAGCCAATTAACAGCCAGCGATTTATTAATGACTGTCATGAATACATATTCCATTTCACAAAGCGCGGGGATGTATCACTGGATCGCCTGGCCATAGGGGTGCCATATCAAGACAAGACCAATATCGGAAGATGGGATTCAGTAAAGCAAGACTTGCGATGCAGAGGCAATGTATGGTTTATTCCGTACAACACGATTCGCAGCAGGAAAACGGAGAGGCCTCATCCTGCTACCTTCCCTCCGAAGCTTCCGGAGATGTGCATCAAGCTCCATGGTCTCGATAAGTGCCGACTTGTCATGGACCCTTTCATGGGGCTCGGAAATACGGCTCTAGCTTGTCTTTCATTGGGAAAGAGCTTCATTGGTTTTGAGTTAGATCCGGAATACTTCAGTATCGCAGTCGAAAATGTGCAGAAAAAGACAAATGAGCTCAGGCTTCCCATGTTTGAATGAGTTCAATCTGTGCTATGCTGGAAGAGCCAGGCCCTTAGCTCACCTAATTTTTCCCCCTCGGGGTACGTTCCATCTATGCGGGTTTTTCTTAGAGCCTCAATGTAACTTGGGTTCGAACGAAAGAAGGCGATGAGATCTCTAAATAGGCACATTGTCACAGGCGTGACATAATGCTCGATGCCCTCAACCTGCCCAGCTACGGTGTCAGGGGGCATCAATAGCGACAGAAACTGTTTGAGCGTTTCGTCCCGCCATACAAGGAAATTCCCAATGGCAAGACCTCTTTCAGAGAGGGAGATGTTGCGATACTTTTCATAGGTTATCATCCCTTGCTCATCCAGCCTCTGCACCATCCTGGTCACGGAGGACGGCTGGACATTCAGGGCCTCAGCCAGATCGACAGGCCTCACATAACCTTTCTCCTGAAAGATTCGATATATCATCTCCAGATAGTCTTCCATGCTTTCTGTCAGCATCATTTGAACACCTCCTTCCCCGTAACCTTACCCAAACCACCTGGCCGCCTGCGCTATTGCGGAGCACAATATGATTCCGATACCTGTCGGTATGATGGCGGATAGCAAGGTCCATCTGAGGCTTCCCGTTTCCTTATAGATCGTAGACAATGTCGTACCACAAGGATAGTGAAACAAGGAGAATAACATCATATTCATGGCGGTGACCCAGGTCCAGCCATTTGCCGACAGGATGTTTCTAAGAGAATTCAGGTCCCCGGCTTCCACCATCATGTTATTAGATAGATATCCCATCAACATGATGGGAATGACAGTTTCATTGGCAGGCAGACCTAGCAGAAAAGCTGCCAATATGAATCCGTCGAGCCCCATTATATGACCCAAAGGATCCAGACGTGTGGCAAGATGAGCCAGGAGACTTGCCCCGCCGATCTGAATATTCGCCATAAGCCAACTTATAGCCCCGGCTGGGGCGGCTATTGTGACCGCCCGCCATAGTACAAATAATGTTCTATCGAAGACAGACCGTACAATTATCTTGCCTATCTGGGGCTTTCTAAAGGGAGGAAGCTCAAGCGTAAAGAAAGATGGGACTCCTCTGAGGACGGTTTTTGATAACCCCCAGGAGACGACAAATGTCACTCCAGTCCCGATCAGGATAGCCGCTATTACTATCAAGGCCGCCAGAGATATTCTATCATGTGAAACGAGGCCATTTGCAGCAACGAGACTGGCCATAGTGATCAATGTTGGAAACCGGCCATTGCATGGCACGAAATTGTTGGTGAGGATGGCAATCAGCCTCTCCCGGGGTGAGTCAATGATTCGACAGGCCATCACTCCAACAGCATTACACCCAAAGCCCATGCTCATGGTCAGAGCCTGCTTCCCATGGGCGCCTGCGCGCTTGAAGAAATTGTCCAAATTGAAGGCTATGCGCGGTAGATAACCCAGATCTTCAAGGATAGTAAAGAGCGGGAAGAATATCGCCATGGGTGGCAGCATGACCGACACCACCCATGATACGGTCCTGTAGACTCCCAGGAGAAGGATTTCATGAAGCCATTTTGGGATGGTTGAATATCTGGCTAGATCGACCAGCCTGTCCTGAAGCGAGAAAAGAATGCCAGACAGGAGGCGCGATGGGTAATTCGCTCCACTCACAGTAATCCATAATAGCAGCCCGAAGAGGGCCAGCATTGCCGGAAAGCCTACAACCTTTGACGTGAGGAGGTCATCGAGGACCTCCTCCAGGCCCTTTTTCCTTCCTTTTCTCAGAGTTACAGCCCGGCTTGCTATGTATTCTGCCCGCCCATATATCGTTGATACTATCCGGTCCCTGATGCTCTTTGAATAGTCATCGCTGAGGCACCTGACGGATTCGACGATCCTGTCAAATTCCTTTACCTTGCAAGTATCCCCGAGATGACATCTGATGTTTTCAATAAGACCTAAATCTCCATCGAGAAGGCGAAGGGCGACCCAGCGGGGGGTGATCCTACCCGGCGATAGAGCGGAAAGGTTCCTCTCCAGATCATTGAGTATAGATTCAAGGCCTTCGTCATATATGATAGGCTGGGGAGATGGCGAGATTTCACCATCAATGATGTTGTTTACCACATCCTTAAGCTGGGTAAGCCCCTTTCCAGAACGGGCGATGGTGCCAACGACAGGCGCTCCCAGGTCCTGCGACAATTGGGCTAGATCTATTTTGATGCCTTTACGTTGAGCTTCATCAACGAGGTTGACACAAACTACAACATTAGGCGTCGCCTCGATTACTTGAAGGACCAAATTGAGATTCCGTTCAATACATGTGGCATCGACTACCACGATCACCACTGCGGGATTTGAAAAGCAGAGGAAGTCCCTGGCTATCTCTTCTTCCTGGGAATTGGAGAGCAAGGAATATGTACCTGGGAGATCAACGAGAGTTATTCTTTTCTGCCGATGTATATAGTGGCCTGTACTCAAGGCCACTGTCTTGCCCGGCCAATTGCCTGTGTGCTGGTGCAGCCCGGTTAGAGCATTGAATATAGTGCTTTTCCCGGTGTTAGGGTTGCCCGCTAGAGCCACCAGGGCTCTATTGTTTCCAGAAGGTCCCATATGCAGCATCTCCCTATCAGGATATGGGCTTTATATATATGTCGCGAATGTCATCTCTGCGGAGCGCGATCGTAGCCCCTCGAATGCTGAAGGCAACAGGGTCGTTTACAGGGCTCTTTCGGACCGCCTCGATCTTAGTGCCAGGGACTAACCCTAAGTCCAGCAGGCGACGCCGAACAGCTCCTGTTACCCCTACGGAGATCACTTCCCCCCGCAGGCCAATGGGGAGATCGCTCAGCGGAAGGAGTTTATGTCTGGTTTCACTGCTTTCACTGCGCATTCTCGATTCCTCCTACTTCCACAGCAAAATGTCCTGGAAGGAATAATTCCTGACTCAGGACCAGGACTATTCTCTACTTTGTCGGAGAACAAAGAGTTTGCTGTAAGGCAAGAATTCTGCTAATAGGGTATGATCTACACCGAATGTTTGACACTTCTTCATGATGATAGCCCGGCATTCACATGCCAAGGAACTGGAGTCGTGGAATATGGGATCGAACATGACATTTGCGTAGCCAACATTATGGTCCCATGGCACCTTTCATGAATGCGGAATACAACTGGCTCTTACGGGCCCGGCCCTAAGATTCAAGATGATCACCTATCAATCGGGATCAGGGGAGGAATTTCCGGCATGAGTACCGAAAGAACGGTTATAGATTTTGAGAATATAGTTTGGTTTCTCGGGATGCTGGGACTTGCGATATTCTTCGTCATGACGCCATCTAGCTGATGATGGTATTACCTGACGAAGCCAGACCGCGGCAGATGTTAGGGCGATGGTCGGAATGATAGAAGCCTGGCGGGAACAGACGCCGGTTTTCCAGGGGATGCAGGAAGGGTGTAAGTCAATTGAAATGAGCGACATGTCTTATCATCCACTCATTGGTATCTCCTGTTCTTTTGAACGACGGGACTCGCAAGATCCCGGGAGGGACCGGTTTTTTCTCAATGCCGATTATGGTCGCGCCATCACGGCTGCTGGCGCCATTCCCGTGATCATTCCACATGTGTCGCCGGAAGACAGGGACGGTGATGCTCTGAAGGAGCATGTAGATATGATTCTTCAGCGCTTGGATGGTATTTTGCTTTCCGGAGGGGGAGACATTGATCCAGCCTTCTATGGCGAATCTCGCCATCCGAGGTGCGGCTCCCCTGATAAGATGAGAGATGAACTAGAATTGCTTCTTGCTAGGCGGGCTGTCTCTCTGGATCTGCCCTTGCTGGCTATATGTAGAGGTATACAGGTATTGAATGTAGCTTTTGGTGGTACCCTGTTTCAGGATATACCAGACCAGATTTCGGGGGCAAGCAGGCATGACTTCGCCGGAACCGGATCACGCGAGGATAGAGCCCATAGGGTCAGGGTTATGCCGGGTTCTCTTTTAGGAAAGATCCTGTCATGTATGGAAGAGTCCAAAGATCCCGGAATGTATCTCATGATAGAGGTGAATAGTTTCCACCACCAGGCGGTAAAGCGGCTAGCTCCAGGATTCAATGCAATTGCATTTTCGGAAAAGGATGAGATAATAGAAGCGATCGAAGCCAGAGACAAGCAGTTTTGCCTGGGGGTCCAGTGGCATCCTGAGGCCATGACTAAGTCGAATGAGCCTGCAAGGCGTATCTTTGAGGCCTTCGTGCGGGCCGCCACGGCTTTCGGACGCAACAGACAAAGGAGGAAGGAGAATAGCCGCGGGGCATCCCGCGGAGTTGCTGCATCTTGAAAGACGATGAACTCTGTCGTGATCTTATTTCCAGGATGAAGAAAATCGAGGGGCAGGCCCGGGGCATACAGAAGATGATCGCCGAGGGTCGAACCTGCAGCGATATCATTGTACAACTGAGCGCGATGAAATCAGCCATCGATCAGGTGGCAGTCAGCATCCTTGCCAGGTATATGGCGGACTGTCTGGACAGAGAAAGAGCCCAGGGCAAGGATATCAAAGCTGCGCTGGAGGAATTCCTGCCTGTCTTTCGGAAATTCTCTTGAAGATCGGATGGGTCGCGACTGCGGCTTCAGGGGGATGTCGTGCCGAGGCAGCTGTCCCGCAGGAATTGATCATAGGCAAAATCAGCTAGATTTCGGCTAAAAGGCAAGGAGGTACCTGGTGCATATGAGTGATCGTTCTTACAAAATAGCAGTCATCCCCGGAGATGGGACAGGCCCTGAGGTTATACGAGAGGGACTCAAGGTCCTCGCAGAGGCTGCGCGCAAGTGTGGCTTTTCAATTGAAACCAGGATGTTCGATTTTGGAGGAGAAAGATATCTCAAAACTGGAGAAACCCTTACAAATGCGGATATCGAGGAGCTCAGGCGGTATGATGCCATCTACCTTGGCGCCATCGGACATCCCGACGTCAAGCCGGGCATACTCGAGAGAGGCATTCTATTGAGATTGCGGTTCGAGCTGGACCAGTACATAAACCTCAGGCCAATCAAATTATATCCTGGAGTAGATTCACCCCTTAAGGATAAAGGGCCGGAAGAGATAGATTTTGTTGTGGTGCGTGAGAATACAGAAGGTCTCTATGCGGGGGCCGGCGGTGTGCTCAAGAAGGGCACTCCTGACGAAGTGGCGGTGCAGGAATCCATCAATACTCGCAAGGGCGTGGAGCGGTGTATCCGATACGCCTTCGAATACTGCCGCAAACGAGATAGAAAGAAAACCCTGACCCTCTGCGGCAAGACCAATGTTCTTACTTATGCCTTTGACCTGTGGGAGAGGACGTTCCATGAGGTAGGCGCCGAATACCCGGACATCAAGCGCGAATATGCCCATGTTGATGCCATCTGCATGTGGATGGTGAAAAATCCAGAATGGTTCGATGTGATCGTGACAGATAACATGTTCGGCGACATCATCACTGACCTGGGGGCTATGATCCAGGGCGGCATGGGAATTGCGGCAGGTGGCAATCTAAATCCCGGCGGCATATCCATGTTCGAACCTATAGGAGGGTCAGCGCCTAAATACACCGGCAAGAACGTGATTAACCCCCTTGCTGCCATAAATGCAGGGGCAATGATGTTAGATTGTCTGGGGGAGACAGAGGCGGCTCAGATGATCGATAGATCGATCGCTACAGTTTGCCAGAAGTATCTCAAAAGCCTTTCTGCAGGCAAAATGGGATACTCTACGACAGAGGTCGGAGACCTTGTTGTGGCGAATCTATAATAGAATCCTATACCGACCTCGATGGCTGTTACAGAGTACAGGATTTGAGACTCGATTGGACCGGTATGTAATGAAGCAGGGGGTTGATAAAGCGATCTCGGTGGAGAAAAGAGGGATATAAGACAGGTAAATGGCCGGACCGGCTGCAATTTCAGCGTCAAAAGCCTCATAAATCTGACTTGCCTGCCCCATAGGCGGGGCGTATAATCATTCCATAGCTGGATGCATTTTCACTTTTGGGTACAGCTGACGCGCAGACCTGGCGCATACCGGGATGGCAAGGTGACGCTATTTTGCAGCCGGTTACTTTACGGCTTTTGAGATATCTCCGGCCGTACCGTCTTAGAATGCTCCTGGTGCTCACATCTCTTTTCGCTTCGATTGGGGTCGGGATGATAGGTCCATGGCTCACAAAGCAGCTCATTGACCGGATCATCGTGCAGGGCAATCATTCCTTGCTTATTCCACTTGTTTTCAGCCTCCTAGGTGTCACAATTCTCCGGGGTGTTTTCAATTACCTCACATGGTATGGCAGGGAAAAGATAGGCCAGCTTGTGGTCTTTGATCTCCGAGAAGAACTTTACCGCCACCTTCACAGGCTTTCGTTTTCTTACTATGATAAAGCGCGAACCGGCCAGCTGATGTCCCGTTTGACGGGGGATGTCGACCAGACCAGGGTTCTCCTGTCCACAGGGTTCACGGACTTGGCAAATAGCGTGGTTACATTCTGCGGGGTATTCGTCATGCTCTTGAGCCTTGACTGGCGTCTCACTCTCGTTTCACTTGCCGCAACTCCGCTTCTTTTATGGGAGGTAATGAAGGTCCATAAGAGACTATTTCCTGCGTGGCTGGCCTTCCATCAGCGGATGGCTGCCCTTACGACGGTATTGCAGGAGAACATCACGGGAGTCAGGGCAGTAAAGGCATTCGCCCGGGAGAACTACGAAATAGAGAAATTCGAGCATGAAAACCGCTCTGTGATGGAACAGCAGCTTGGCCTATCGCGGATATGGCGGACATCATTCCCCTTCATGGATTTTCTCTCAGGATTGAGCTGGACTCTCCTCATCTGGTACGGAGGAAGGGAGGTCATCCTCGGGAGAATCACTCTGGGAACGCTTGTCGCTTTCAATGGTTACTTGTGGAGCCTAATATGGCCTATCAGGCATCTGGGCTGGTTGGTGAATGTATTGGGTCAGGCCCAGACTGCTGCAAAGCGTATTTTCGAAATACTTGATTCCCCGCCGGCGGTAGAAAGCAGGAAAGATGCAATTGTCCTTCGAGATATGAAGGGGCATGTGAGATTTGAGAATGTCTCCTTCAGCTATGGCGATGGCCCTCCGATTTTGAAGAACATAAACCTGGAGGTAAAGCCAGGAGAGACAGTTGCTATATTGGGCGAGACGGGGTCCGGCAAGACCTCTCTCATCAGTCTCATACCAAGGTTTTATGATGTAACCGCAGGCCGGGTGACTGTGGACGGCCATGATGTTAGGGATCTCGATCTCAAGAGTCTAAGGAGAAATATAGGCATCGCTTTGCAGGAGACTTTCCTGTTTTCTGCCAGCATAAGGGATAATATCGCTTATGGAAAGCCTGACGCCTCTGATGAGGAGATCATACGAGCCAGCAAGATCGCGCAGGCCCATGATTTCATCATGCAGCTTCCTGAAGGATATGACACTGTTGTGGGCGAACGGGGTGTGGGGCTTTCTGGTGGCCAGAAACAGCGCGTCGCCATCGCAAGGGCTATACTAACAGATCCTGCCATTCTTCTGCTGGACGATTCTACTTCGAGCGTGGATATGGAAACCGAACGTCATATTGAAGAGGCTCTCAAGGAAGTCATGAAGGGTCGCACTACCTTTGTAATTGCCCATCGGCTCTCGACCATCATGAATGCCGATCATATTATAGTGCTCAAGGACGGAGAAATCGTCGAGGAAGGTACGCATGAGGAATTGCTCCGCGCCAATGGCGTTTATGCGGAGATATATCAGATCCAGTTCAAGGACCAGATGAAAGGACTGGATATTGAGAGTCTAGTTTTCGGGGATAGATCATGCCGAGCGGAGGGTGTATATGCCACGTCAAATAGATGAGGAAGATGAGGCGTATCAACGCCCATTCGATCAAAAGCAATTTATTCGCCTTCTTCGCTATTTGATCCCGCACAGGATCAGGGTAGCGTATGTCATCGTCCTTGTTATAGTGGCAGGATTTGTAAACCAGGCGACACCATACTTGATGAAGATTGGAATAGACACGTATATAAAGTCAATGGATCTGAGAGGCCTCAATCTATTGGCAGGACTTCTCTTGGCATGCAATGTCACCGGTTGGATTGCCGCTTATCTCAGGACCTATCTCATGGCCTATATAGGTCAGAATGTGTTATATACTATGCGGCAAGAACTCTTCACGCACATACAATGGCTTTCATTCAGGTTCTATGATTCGCGGCCCGCTGGCAAGATCATAGCTCGCATCACAGGCGATGTGGGAACTCTAAATGACCTTATCACAAATGGCATCATAAATATCGTGGCTGATTCCGTAAACCTCGTCATAATAGTGATTGCGCTCCTTTCAATGCATGTCAAGCTGGCTCTTCTCTCCTTCTGTATCCTGCCATTTATGGCTATATGGGCTCTTCGCCTGAGGCCCAGGATCCGGCTCCTTTGGAGGATGGTGCGCGCCAGGATTTCGGCCATAAATGCGAATCTCAACGAGAGTATCCTGGGCATGAAGGTGACTCAGGCGTTTGTCAGAGAAGACCGCAATCTTGAGAACTTCAGAGACCTGCTCAAGAAGAACCTTGATACCTGGATGAAAGCAATATCCCTTAACGTAATTTTCGGTCCCGTGGTCGAGGTCATCGGCACCATTGGAACATGTGTCGTGATCTGGTATGGGGTAAGGGAAATAGCAAGCGGGCGAATGACGGTGGGCATGATAATGGCATTCTTGAGTTACCTTGGAAGGTTCTGGGCGCCCGTTAGCACTCTCACTAACTTCTATGGTCAGGTACAGGCAGCAATGGCGTCATCAGAAAGGGTTTTTGAATTTCTGGATACCCGACCCGAGATAGAGGAGAAACCGGGCGCCGTTGCGCTCCCGCCAATCAAGGGGGCTGTCAATTTCGAGCATGTATCATTTGGCTACGAGCCGGGCCAGGTGGTATTAAAGGATTTTTCTCTTTCTGTGAGACCCGGCGAGACCATCGCCCTAGTAGGACCCACAGGGGCAGGCAAGACTTCCATAGTCAACCTTCTTAATCGCTTCTATGATCCAACTGAGGGGCGCATCACCATCGACGGGTATGATATTCGTGATGTCACTCTAAAATCCCTGAGAAGTCAGATCGGCATCGTGCTGCAGGACACGGTCCTCTTCTCTGGGAGCATCGAGGACAATATCCGCTATGGCAAGCTAGATGCTTCGATGGAGGAGATAGAAGAGGCAGCGCGCATCGCCAATATTCATGATTTCATAATGCAGCTTCCTCAGGGATATAAGACAGAGATCGAAGAACGGGGTTCCAAACTGTCAGTTGGTCAGAGACAGCTCCTTTCTCTGGCCAGGGCGGTGTTGGCAAATCCCAGGATACTTATCTTAGATGAGGCAACATCCAATATAGACGCGCGCACTGAGATGCTGCTGCAGGAGGCCATCGAGCGTGTTTTAAAAGGTAGGACCTCTTTTGTGATCGCTCACCGGCTCTCCACGATACGGAACGCGAACCGGATCGTGGTGATTGAAAATGGCCGGATCGCTCAGATGGGAACCCATGAGGAACTCATAAATACCCCCGGCATATATCGGGATCTATCTCTCTCCCAGGTTCGCGAGCAATCTCTGGCGGTTTAGGGTTGCCCCGGGTGGCGCTAGAACTGAGCCGCTGAGTCGATGGCTACTCGATTGCTTGCGAGCAGGAGCCTGGGGCATTCGAGGCGATTGGGCGATCAGCGATGAGGCGATTCGGGCTATTGACTCATGGCAATATGCATGATACAATGTTTTTGTCTCAAGGGTAGAGGAATTGTGGCCCCGTCGTCTAGTGGCCTAGGACATCGCCCTCTCAAGGCGGTGACACGGATTCGAATTCCGTCGGGGCCACCATTTTTGTGTACACGGGCGCTATTTTCAAGGCCGCCCCGCATTGCCTGGCGTTGAGGAATAGCATTTCGTCCCTTGCCTATGGTATGATATTGGTGGCGTGTTTATTGGCTGTCTCATCTTTGATTCTGCAGGGGGCGATCTAAAATGGATGCATCTTGCGCAATTTACCTGCAGGGGAGGAGGCGCCTCGCTGGAAGCCCGAAAAATGCTACCAGGTATCGACGGGGGCCTACCAGATACGCTTTTTGCATCACCTTCCTACTCCTTATCCTGCTATCCCTCGTTGACTGCTCCATTGTTCTTGGATGGAATGGGCATGAGACAATTACGCTCTACGCCCTGCGTAATGTGCCCGAGCTCTCCAGATTTTCGCGGATCATGCCAAAATCGTATAGCTATGAAGATATAGACAAAGACAAGTATAACCCGAAGTTTGAGATCAAGTATGTCGCTGGAGAGGGAATGGGCCCTCTATCCGCGCTGCAGATCCTTACGAGTTATGCTTCTGAGCCTGACTGGGATCTGGATACCGGTCTCAGCATCCACCCTCTTCAGGCGTTGACCGGTGGCAGCCAGGGCTGGCGCCATCAGCGTTATCTGTTGTTTAACGGGCTCGTAAGGGTAGGAGCTGCGCCCCAGCGTGCCGCTCATTTCTATGAACTCTCGCTAGAAGCTTACAAACGCGGCGATTTCTACTGGGCATTTCGCTTTCTGGCGCGTGCGCTGCACTATGTTCAAGACTGTGGCCAGCCGCTTCATTCACTTCCTATCCCGGAGCGAGATTTGATATCGCGGTACAAACTGAATATGGAACGCGTACAGAATATAGGGAAGAACGTTCATTATAATCTAGAAGCATTTATTCGCTATCACCTGAACTCAAGGACGCCTAAGCTTATGCAGGCCATCGAGGGTAAGAATTATCCTGAGATAGACGATGTAAGACAGGCCGCGTCAGAACTGAATGAGATTGCGCGGGGTTACGCCGAGAGACAATACCGCCTGACGATTGAGATTTGGCCCCGACTTGAGGAAAACCGGGAGATCAATCTCGGATGGGGCGATTTCACTGGGGCCGGGCCAAAGGA
It encodes the following:
- a CDS encoding ABC transporter ATP-binding protein, giving the protein MPRQIDEEDEAYQRPFDQKQFIRLLRYLIPHRIRVAYVIVLVIVAGFVNQATPYLMKIGIDTYIKSMDLRGLNLLAGLLLACNVTGWIAAYLRTYLMAYIGQNVLYTMRQELFTHIQWLSFRFYDSRPAGKIIARITGDVGTLNDLITNGIINIVADSVNLVIIVIALLSMHVKLALLSFCILPFMAIWALRLRPRIRLLWRMVRARISAINANLNESILGMKVTQAFVREDRNLENFRDLLKKNLDTWMKAISLNVIFGPVVEVIGTIGTCVVIWYGVREIASGRMTVGMIMAFLSYLGRFWAPVSTLTNFYGQVQAAMASSERVFEFLDTRPEIEEKPGAVALPPIKGAVNFEHVSFGYEPGQVVLKDFSLSVRPGETIALVGPTGAGKTSIVNLLNRFYDPTEGRITIDGYDIRDVTLKSLRSQIGIVLQDTVLFSGSIEDNIRYGKLDASMEEIEEAARIANIHDFIMQLPQGYKTEIEERGSKLSVGQRQLLSLARAVLANPRILILDEATSNIDARTEMLLQEAIERVLKGRTSFVIAHRLSTIRNANRIVVIENGRIAQMGTHEELINTPGIYRDLSLSQVREQSLAV